One Halobacterium zhouii genomic region harbors:
- a CDS encoding recombinase family protein: protein MHSAIYARVSTDEQSLSRQKEECYEYATERLGLAPSELEFYEDKATGTNTEREAYQELVTAVEGENVDTVVALETSRLSRSVGDLATTVEHLLEQETALHVVNRNIALEPGEETDPMQKAFLQLMGVFAEMEASMTRERIKSGIRQAKADGKNVGRPPYGFTTGAKSGDYVPEYPEFEKAQVAIERYDEGDSLRSVALDLDIPRTTVRRIVKDEQKRMMYDYESTA, encoded by the coding sequence ATGCATTCGGCCATCTACGCCCGCGTTTCGACAGATGAGCAGTCATTATCCCGGCAAAAAGAGGAGTGCTATGAGTACGCGACAGAACGCCTTGGGCTAGCGCCCTCTGAACTTGAGTTCTACGAGGACAAGGCGACTGGGACGAACACCGAGCGAGAAGCATATCAGGAGTTGGTGACTGCAGTAGAAGGCGAGAATGTAGATACTGTGGTAGCCCTTGAGACGAGCCGGTTATCCCGAAGCGTTGGAGATCTCGCTACGACCGTCGAGCATCTATTAGAACAGGAGACAGCTCTGCATGTCGTGAATCGGAATATCGCCCTGGAACCAGGAGAAGAAACAGACCCAATGCAGAAAGCGTTTCTGCAGCTCATGGGCGTCTTTGCCGAGATGGAAGCCTCAATGACGAGAGAGCGAATCAAGAGCGGGATACGGCAAGCCAAGGCAGACGGAAAGAATGTGGGGAGGCCTCCCTATGGGTTCACGACTGGTGCTAAGTCTGGTGACTACGTTCCCGAGTATCCTGAGTTCGAGAAAGCGCAGGTAGCGATTGAACGGTATGATGAGGGGGACAGTTTGCGCTCAGTAGCTCTTGATTTGGATATTCCAAGGACGACAGTACGACGAATCGTGAAGGATGAACAGAAACGAATGATGTATGATTATGAATCGACCGCTTGA
- a CDS encoding glycosyltransferase, whose amino-acid sequence MTHWDHVPELHDYDVIVQSGNNPGWYIPREEQTIVKYVHTPPRNPYDRHPEFADSMKHTVFAHIVRTLYAQTHSYPDVYVANSELVARRCEQYFGIPQAEIEVVYPPTDVDSYGAGHASNAENVEPGEFYFTFSRLYPGKNIDTIVEAFNQLGDEYQLVVGGSGPERERLEKLAGDNVRFFGYVSEEQKRALCAASKAGIFAAQNEDFGMVPVEFFASGTPVLGVEDGYTKYQIADGGNGYTFERNPTALAETIRQYEEDEVDWSNERIESFAEQFSTERFREKMHQVVDNTEKESRITPKWQQEAITNE is encoded by the coding sequence ATGACTCACTGGGACCACGTTCCAGAACTCCACGACTACGACGTCATCGTCCAGTCAGGAAACAACCCCGGGTGGTACATTCCCCGGGAGGAGCAGACTATCGTCAAGTACGTACACACGCCGCCCCGGAATCCATACGACCGACATCCAGAATTCGCGGATTCGATGAAGCATACAGTGTTTGCGCACATTGTTCGAACGCTCTACGCGCAGACCCACTCGTATCCTGACGTGTATGTCGCAAACTCGGAACTCGTCGCTCGTCGGTGTGAACAGTACTTCGGGATTCCTCAAGCGGAGATCGAGGTCGTGTATCCGCCTACCGATGTCGATTCCTATGGGGCCGGGCATGCGTCAAATGCCGAAAACGTCGAACCAGGCGAATTTTACTTCACTTTCTCTCGACTGTACCCCGGGAAGAATATCGATACAATCGTCGAGGCATTCAATCAACTCGGCGACGAGTATCAGCTCGTCGTAGGAGGGTCTGGCCCTGAACGCGAGCGGTTGGAGAAACTCGCTGGAGATAACGTTCGATTCTTCGGCTACGTCAGTGAAGAACAGAAACGTGCGCTCTGTGCCGCCTCGAAAGCAGGCATCTTCGCAGCGCAGAACGAGGACTTCGGTATGGTTCCTGTCGAGTTCTTTGCATCTGGAACACCAGTTCTCGGAGTTGAAGACGGATACACGAAGTACCAGATTGCAGATGGTGGAAATGGATACACTTTTGAGCGAAATCCAACAGCACTAGCAGAGACGATTCGGCAGTATGAGGAAGACGAGGTAGACTGGTCAAATGAGAGAATTGAATCCTTTGCCGAACAGTTTAGCACGGAACGGTTTCGAGAGAAAATGCACCAAGTTGTCGACAATACGGAAAAAGAGAGTCGTATCACACCCAAGTGGCAGCAGGAGGCGATAACGAATGAGTGA
- a CDS encoding site-specific DNA-methyltransferase, with the protein MDIHDWYRFVYAYSDRIITGLVDEFEITQDDLLIDPFNGTGTTTLSAKKLGIDSIGTDTSPASVLSGRAKTNWEVDLDEFRQRRSELLSIIQPIFKEISSQGNTTLDSFGDSTNGQGIDLSKYDFSEPKKTPKGWLSEKPLKKMKVLRYHIEELPNDNVTDLFKLAMIAISPEDVGNVRFGPEATRDPKQEGDKDVFTIFKTKLSEIEEDLESVQAAVESGEVEPGETEIIRADARQLADTLREESELLNSDKHGGEVDYLITSPPYPAEHDYTRNQRLELIWLRAADDNKDLQKIKKANIRSHTKNIYVADDEGEQVNIRENDRVDAIVSEMEQIIVDEDISHGFGKYYPRVIEEYFAGMQHHFEQVYDLLASGGKAAYVVGDSGSYWQVEVETAEILGELAEERVGFEEPEIRLWRNMAATTADYDDVEENILILTKPESA; encoded by the coding sequence ATGGATATCCACGACTGGTACAGGTTTGTATACGCTTACAGCGACCGCATCATCACAGGGCTTGTTGACGAATTTGAAATAACCCAAGACGACCTCCTTATTGACCCGTTCAACGGGACAGGCACAACAACCCTCTCAGCGAAGAAACTCGGCATCGACTCTATCGGGACGGATACTTCACCTGCATCTGTCCTGAGTGGCCGTGCGAAGACGAATTGGGAAGTAGACCTTGACGAGTTCCGTCAGCGTCGCTCTGAACTCCTCTCAATAATCCAGCCTATCTTCAAGGAGATTTCTTCGCAGGGGAACACCACACTCGACTCGTTCGGGGATTCGACCAACGGACAGGGTATAGACCTGAGCAAGTATGACTTCTCGGAGCCAAAGAAGACGCCGAAAGGGTGGCTCTCCGAGAAGCCGCTCAAGAAGATGAAGGTTCTGCGGTATCACATCGAAGAGTTACCCAACGACAATGTAACGGATCTATTCAAGTTAGCGATGATTGCGATTTCACCAGAAGATGTTGGCAATGTCCGTTTCGGTCCTGAAGCCACCCGTGACCCGAAACAAGAAGGAGATAAAGATGTATTCACTATCTTCAAGACCAAACTCTCCGAGATAGAAGAAGACCTTGAGAGCGTCCAAGCAGCTGTTGAATCAGGTGAGGTTGAGCCTGGTGAGACTGAGATAATCCGTGCCGACGCCCGCCAACTTGCCGACACACTTCGAGAAGAGTCGGAACTACTCAACTCGGACAAGCATGGGGGCGAAGTAGACTACCTGATTACTTCACCGCCCTATCCCGCCGAACACGACTACACCCGAAACCAACGCCTTGAACTCATTTGGCTTCGAGCTGCTGACGACAACAAGGACCTGCAGAAAATCAAGAAGGCGAATATCCGCAGTCACACCAAGAACATCTATGTTGCTGATGATGAAGGCGAGCAGGTCAACATTCGAGAGAACGACCGAGTAGACGCTATCGTTTCCGAGATGGAGCAAATCATCGTTGACGAAGATATCTCCCACGGTTTCGGTAAATACTACCCGAGAGTGATTGAGGAGTACTTCGCAGGGATGCAGCACCACTTTGAGCAGGTGTATGACCTCCTCGCTTCTGGTGGAAAGGCAGCCTATGTCGTAGGTGACTCTGGTAGCTACTGGCAGGTCGAAGTAGAGACGGCAGAGATTCTTGGTGAACTTGCCGAAGAACGAGTTGGCTTTGAAGAACCCGAAATCCGCCTATGGAGAAATATGGCAGCGACGACGGCAGATTACGACGATGTTGAGGAGAACATCCTGATTCTCACTAAGCCCGAATCCGCATAG
- a CDS encoding OsmC family protein has product MTIEVTSTSEEGYTTRSRVGEFELTVDATSEEGPEPNATLLADYASCFVPALRVGADKEGIEDLGRVDVDVEGDVDSEDDLTAIRFHLLVETELDDGQFDAIVDRAEDICHVHAALREELHADISGETGAF; this is encoded by the coding sequence ATGACCATCGAAGTCACGAGCACGTCCGAGGAAGGCTACACGACCCGCTCCCGCGTGGGGGAGTTCGAACTCACCGTCGACGCGACGAGCGAGGAGGGCCCCGAACCCAACGCTACGCTGCTCGCTGACTACGCGTCGTGTTTCGTCCCTGCGCTCCGCGTCGGCGCGGACAAGGAGGGAATCGAGGACCTCGGTCGCGTCGACGTCGACGTGGAGGGTGACGTCGACAGCGAGGACGACCTCACCGCGATCCGGTTCCACCTGCTCGTCGAGACGGAACTCGACGACGGCCAGTTCGACGCCATCGTCGACCGCGCGGAGGACATCTGTCACGTGCACGCGGCGCTCCGCGAGGAACTCCACGCGGACATCTCCGGCGAGACGGGCGCGTTCTGA
- a CDS encoding MBL fold metallo-hydrolase, which produces MKGGSSSRFEEIDRFDGGVGWIAHADETMERASHALRVPERSETADSANGEAASAGSGDDVWIIDPVDADGIDELVAELGSVRGVVVLLDRHTRDAAAVARRYDVPVYVPSFVDANVPTETKRFSGRLPDSEYDVITVVDWPGWTEAALYDGETLVVADALGTASYFRAGRERVGVHPVLRLTPPSAFEGLRPERILTGHGRGVMEDGTDALRYALDGARSRAPQAWLRGLKSMV; this is translated from the coding sequence ATGAAGGGTGGTTCCAGCTCCAGATTCGAGGAGATCGACCGCTTCGACGGCGGCGTCGGGTGGATCGCCCACGCCGACGAGACGATGGAGCGAGCGAGCCACGCGCTCCGCGTGCCCGAGCGCAGCGAGACCGCCGATAGCGCGAACGGGGAAGCCGCGAGCGCAGGGAGCGGCGACGACGTCTGGATAATCGACCCCGTCGACGCCGACGGCATCGACGAGTTGGTTGCGGAACTCGGCAGCGTTCGCGGCGTCGTCGTGCTCCTGGACCGCCACACCCGGGACGCAGCGGCGGTGGCGCGCCGGTACGATGTCCCCGTCTACGTCCCGTCGTTCGTCGACGCGAACGTGCCGACGGAGACGAAGCGCTTCTCGGGGCGACTCCCCGACAGCGAGTACGACGTCATCACCGTCGTGGACTGGCCGGGGTGGACCGAGGCCGCGCTGTACGACGGCGAGACGCTCGTCGTCGCGGACGCGCTCGGGACCGCGTCGTACTTCCGCGCCGGGCGGGAGCGCGTGGGCGTCCACCCCGTCCTCCGCTTGACACCGCCGAGCGCCTTCGAAGGACTGCGGCCGGAACGGATCCTCACGGGGCACGGTCGCGGCGTGATGGAGGACGGGACTGACGCGCTCCGTTACGCACTCGACGGCGCCCGTTCGCGCGCGCCACAGGCGTGGCTCCGGGGACTGAAGTCGATGGTCTGA
- a CDS encoding VOC family protein, with amino-acid sequence MLSTLDSLALEVLFLDRAAAFYEHHLGFDGVQRGHEIVYEVGETSLVLREPSTVPRGGVHVHYAFSTTDDGYEEYHDRLGTDFDLIEHNFGSARSLYVDDPDGHCVEVGTGGGGDSESIDAATVPLTGVFEVVLEVEDLAPAVSFYEALGFDVVDRGDDRERVRLAGPVALELWEPHRGIADARGAVHADLGFLASDPEAAADAVADRACEVTDVESGVRVCDPDGHYLTFREK; translated from the coding sequence ATGCTGTCCACCCTCGACTCGCTCGCGCTCGAGGTCCTGTTCCTCGACCGTGCGGCAGCGTTCTACGAGCACCATCTCGGGTTCGACGGCGTACAGCGCGGCCACGAGATCGTCTACGAAGTGGGAGAGACCAGTCTCGTGCTTCGAGAACCCTCGACGGTGCCACGCGGCGGCGTTCACGTTCACTACGCGTTCTCGACGACAGACGACGGCTACGAGGAGTATCACGACCGTCTCGGCACCGACTTCGACCTGATCGAGCACAACTTCGGGAGCGCGCGTTCGCTCTACGTCGACGACCCCGACGGCCACTGCGTCGAGGTCGGGACGGGCGGCGGTGGCGATTCGGAAAGTATCGACGCCGCCACGGTGCCGCTCACCGGCGTCTTCGAGGTGGTTCTGGAGGTAGAGGACCTCGCCCCTGCGGTGTCGTTCTACGAGGCCCTCGGCTTCGACGTGGTCGACCGCGGCGACGACCGCGAGCGCGTCCGACTCGCGGGTCCCGTTGCCCTCGAACTGTGGGAACCACACCGCGGCATCGCGGACGCTCGCGGCGCGGTCCACGCCGACCTGGGGTTTCTCGCGTCGGACCCCGAAGCCGCCGCCGACGCTGTGGCGGACCGCGCGTGCGAAGTCACCGACGTGGAATCGGGCGTTCGCGTGTGCGACCCGGACGGCCACTATCTGACGTTCCGCGAGAAGTAG
- a CDS encoding DUF7557 family protein, which translates to MPKVTLSDDTIERLDNHCEEDESYDELITELINIYESEEFTTHHAGDD; encoded by the coding sequence ATGCCGAAGGTCACCCTCAGCGACGACACCATCGAGCGCCTCGACAACCACTGCGAAGAGGATGAATCGTACGACGAACTGATCACTGAACTCATCAACATCTACGAGTCCGAAGAGTTCACGACGCACCACGCCGGCGACGACTAG
- a CDS encoding glycosyltransferase, translating into MNLFAAAALALAAVTATPYVLYLALYAWIRPSGSPADKQAWEPSVSVVLPTYNEEKIVETKLEDLLAIDYPMEKVELVVVDSSDDNTREIIRDFFADRDAPELVLLEEDERRGLAPALNEAYAAASNEMVVKTDCDSKLPADVFREAAANLADPEVSAVTGQNVEVLGGSEVESGYRGVQSHIQQLESHLDSTLIFHGPFSAFENDAILPIDPNSLADDTELALKIRRQGGRVVFDPAVNYMEASFSDFVKRRKQKDRRGMGLIRLLVQHKDALGKYGNYGRLVLPFNWWFMILSPWLMALTLAVGTVGAVLAWGLGGLVVPVGVGLFTYLGQKDWLGPVQALYSVFDTQVSLLRASVELLVGDSDGTWDVDAELREAFE; encoded by the coding sequence ATGAATCTGTTCGCGGCGGCCGCGCTCGCGCTCGCGGCCGTCACGGCGACCCCGTACGTGCTGTATCTCGCGCTGTACGCGTGGATTCGGCCGTCGGGGTCGCCCGCCGACAAGCAGGCGTGGGAGCCCTCGGTGAGCGTCGTGCTCCCGACGTACAACGAGGAGAAGATCGTCGAGACGAAACTCGAGGACCTGCTGGCAATCGACTATCCGATGGAGAAGGTCGAATTGGTGGTCGTGGACTCCAGCGACGACAACACCCGGGAGATCATCCGAGACTTTTTCGCCGACCGGGACGCTCCGGAGCTGGTGTTGCTCGAGGAGGACGAGCGCCGTGGGTTGGCTCCGGCGTTGAACGAGGCGTACGCCGCCGCGTCGAACGAGATGGTGGTGAAAACCGACTGCGACTCGAAGCTCCCCGCTGACGTGTTCCGGGAGGCCGCCGCGAACCTCGCCGACCCCGAGGTTTCGGCGGTCACCGGCCAGAACGTCGAGGTGCTCGGCGGGAGCGAGGTGGAGTCGGGGTATCGAGGTGTGCAGTCCCACATCCAGCAACTGGAGTCCCACCTGGACTCGACGCTCATCTTCCACGGGCCGTTCTCCGCGTTCGAGAACGACGCCATCCTGCCCATCGACCCGAACTCGCTGGCCGACGACACCGAACTCGCGCTGAAGATCCGCCGGCAGGGCGGGCGCGTGGTGTTCGACCCCGCCGTGAACTACATGGAGGCGAGTTTCTCGGACTTCGTGAAACGCCGCAAGCAGAAGGACCGCCGCGGGATGGGCCTGATCCGGCTCCTGGTGCAGCACAAGGACGCCCTCGGGAAGTACGGGAACTACGGGCGACTCGTGCTGCCGTTCAACTGGTGGTTCATGATTCTCTCCCCGTGGCTGATGGCGCTGACGCTCGCGGTCGGGACAGTTGGGGCGGTGCTCGCGTGGGGCCTGGGTGGGCTGGTGGTTCCTGTCGGGGTTGGGCTATTTACTTATTTGGGGCAGAAGGATTGGCTCGGGCCTGTGCAGGCGCTCTATTCGGTGTTCGACACGCAGGTTTCGCTGCTGCGCGCGAGCGTAGAACTGCTTGTTGGGGATTCAGACGGGACGTGGGACGTCGACGCAGAACTGAGGGAAGCGTTCGAATGA
- a CDS encoding tyrosine-type recombinase/integrase gives MHDSMKEFLEVLRSTNKSEGTISRYRQGLTVYSEWLDAQNLEPEAVSKRDIQRYLGYLKGEKGYAHNTVRLRFAAISQFYEDLVDTEAVESDPTEKITLADYAPKTTRKEEETKEKHIWLAKDEVQKLVENVPAPTLRNRLVVLFQYYTGLRRAEVCDVTLADLDRENRQVQIRGKNGTVHTAHWQPKLDGLLTAWLDGGYRAASPYARESDYLFLTESSLSLSPSRLNDVVREAAENAGIQEVLYTDASGSKHYKITSHTLRHSFAMHYLQNGGSIEGLSKLLAHSSVTTTEIYGEILEERAKDEYEQFAPQINF, from the coding sequence ATGCACGATTCGATGAAGGAGTTTCTGGAGGTCCTCCGGAGCACCAACAAAAGCGAGGGGACAATTTCCAGATACCGGCAGGGACTCACGGTCTACTCCGAGTGGCTCGATGCTCAAAACCTCGAGCCGGAGGCTGTCTCAAAACGCGACATCCAGCGCTACCTAGGGTATCTCAAGGGGGAGAAAGGATACGCACATAACACAGTTCGGCTCCGCTTTGCTGCGATCAGTCAATTCTATGAAGACCTCGTGGATACGGAGGCAGTCGAGTCAGACCCAACAGAGAAGATTACCTTGGCAGACTATGCGCCCAAAACCACGCGCAAAGAAGAGGAAACCAAGGAAAAACACATCTGGCTTGCCAAGGATGAAGTGCAAAAACTAGTCGAGAACGTGCCCGCACCAACGCTTCGGAATCGGTTGGTCGTTCTGTTCCAGTACTACACGGGGCTCCGTCGTGCGGAAGTCTGTGATGTTACGCTCGCTGATCTGGATCGGGAGAACCGCCAAGTCCAGATTCGCGGGAAGAACGGAACTGTGCATACTGCACACTGGCAGCCCAAACTCGATGGGCTTCTGACGGCGTGGCTTGATGGTGGCTATCGCGCTGCGTCTCCGTATGCCCGCGAGAGTGACTATCTATTTCTCACGGAGTCAAGCCTCTCACTAAGTCCGAGCAGGTTGAACGATGTAGTTCGAGAGGCTGCTGAGAACGCTGGCATTCAGGAGGTGCTCTATACCGATGCCAGCGGCAGCAAGCACTACAAAATCACCTCACACACCCTCCGGCACTCCTTTGCTATGCACTATCTACAGAACGGCGGTTCCATCGAGGGACTATCCAAACTCCTTGCTCACTCCTCGGTGACGACGACCGAGATTTACGGCGAGATTCTGGAGGAGCGAGCGAAAGATGAATACGAGCAATTTGCACCTCAGATCAATTTCTAA
- a CDS encoding class I SAM-dependent methyltransferase — MSEVVEESYQKLNLGCGTDQRQGEEWLNVDVVSECDPDVVVDLNSERWPFADSSAEHIFAAHVFEHFEDIEHGLRECARILEPGGTLEIHLPIGLDMQADPDHNPWNEWSWRTPDFFTGKRHWDIDVGLTVVDRDVSLWVQQPGVFGWLQKQKIRWLRERYGLGEWCFGLESVSGEFRIVFKNAEDSSRS, encoded by the coding sequence ATGAGTGAGGTTGTAGAAGAGTCTTACCAAAAACTGAACCTCGGATGTGGAACAGACCAACGTCAGGGTGAAGAATGGTTGAATGTGGACGTTGTTTCCGAGTGTGACCCGGACGTTGTTGTTGACCTCAACTCTGAGCGGTGGCCATTTGCTGATAGCTCCGCCGAGCATATCTTCGCTGCGCACGTGTTCGAACATTTTGAAGATATCGAGCATGGCCTTAGAGAGTGTGCTCGAATTCTCGAACCTGGCGGCACACTCGAAATTCATCTTCCGATAGGACTAGATATGCAAGCGGATCCAGATCATAATCCATGGAACGAGTGGTCGTGGCGAACGCCTGACTTTTTCACAGGAAAGCGGCACTGGGACATAGACGTTGGTCTTACTGTCGTTGACCGTGACGTATCACTTTGGGTACAACAGCCAGGGGTCTTTGGTTGGCTTCAAAAACAGAAAATCCGATGGCTCCGTGAACGTTATGGACTTGGGGAGTGGTGTTTTGGGTTGGAGAGTGTGTCTGGAGAATTTCGAATTGTGTTTAAAAACGCAGAAGACAGTAGTCGAAGTTAA
- the aglJ gene encoding S-layer glycoprotein N-glycosyltransferase AglJ encodes MTDYEDVCALVPTRNEARTIGDVVGGLHDAGVGSVLVVDGHSTDDTADVAREAGARVIEQSGTGKGQAVREGVSHIDSEYVLLLDGDDTNPPEQAPRLLDPLVSGDADHVVGDRTADMHPDAMSRLNRVGNRLINRAFTRIHGADYGDILSGYRAFTRQSFDRMFLSAEGFGIETEMAVECARHGIPVSVVPTTYRARPDGSETNLNPVSDGGRIILTLYSLAKTSNPLFYFGSIGAVFGVIGAALAAYVGYDWFANGVSHEVIVIVAGVSILFGLQLLMFGLLSDLFVTLHREQTRRIEELRE; translated from the coding sequence ATGACCGACTACGAGGACGTCTGCGCGCTCGTGCCCACTCGGAACGAGGCGCGGACCATCGGCGACGTCGTCGGCGGGCTGCACGACGCCGGTGTCGGGAGCGTCCTCGTCGTGGACGGCCACTCGACGGACGACACGGCGGACGTGGCGCGCGAGGCGGGCGCGCGAGTGATCGAGCAGTCCGGCACGGGGAAGGGGCAAGCGGTCCGGGAGGGCGTCTCGCACATCGACAGCGAGTACGTGCTGCTCCTGGACGGCGACGACACGAATCCGCCCGAGCAAGCCCCCCGCCTCCTCGACCCGCTCGTCTCGGGGGACGCCGACCACGTCGTCGGCGACCGCACGGCGGACATGCATCCGGACGCGATGAGTCGCCTGAACCGCGTGGGCAACCGACTCATCAATCGCGCGTTCACCCGGATCCACGGCGCGGACTACGGCGACATCCTCTCGGGGTACCGCGCGTTCACCCGCCAGTCGTTCGACCGGATGTTCCTGTCGGCGGAGGGCTTCGGCATCGAGACGGAGATGGCCGTGGAGTGCGCGCGCCACGGCATCCCGGTGTCGGTGGTGCCGACGACGTACCGCGCGCGGCCGGACGGGTCGGAGACGAATCTGAACCCCGTCTCGGACGGTGGGCGCATCATCCTCACGCTGTACAGCCTCGCGAAGACGTCGAACCCGCTGTTCTACTTCGGGAGCATTGGCGCCGTGTTCGGCGTCATCGGCGCGGCGCTCGCGGCGTACGTCGGCTACGACTGGTTCGCGAACGGCGTCTCACACGAGGTCATCGTCATCGTGGCGGGCGTAAGCATCCTCTTCGGCCTCCAGTTGTTGATGTTCGGCCTGCTCTCGGATCTGTTCGTGACGCTCCACCGCGAGCAGACGCGCCGAATCGAGGAGTTACGGGAGTGA
- a CDS encoding winged helix-turn-helix domain-containing protein yields MNDDIEAVDFKQQAKVFRALRSEVRLKLLKEVSERQPVSAPEMKDEFDVTKESIKKNLNQLEEAGLLKSSRERGPGNRPRDEFVLAYKEDGVMVQLDIVPDDYNFYLGESDVASQF; encoded by the coding sequence ATGAACGACGACATCGAGGCAGTGGATTTCAAACAGCAAGCGAAGGTATTCAGAGCGCTTCGGTCGGAGGTACGGCTGAAACTGTTGAAGGAGGTGAGTGAGCGGCAGCCTGTATCAGCACCTGAAATGAAAGACGAGTTCGATGTGACGAAAGAGAGTATCAAGAAGAATCTGAATCAACTGGAAGAAGCGGGATTGCTCAAATCTTCACGAGAGAGAGGACCAGGAAACCGACCACGGGACGAATTCGTTCTCGCCTACAAGGAAGATGGTGTGATGGTGCAACTCGATATTGTACCCGATGATTACAACTTCTATCTTGGCGAGTCGGATGTAGCATCTCAATTCTGA
- a CDS encoding DUF5779 family protein encodes MNDGFELDLRNAEGEMDVPDDYDGDVTLGVLDGTTPDEEWLAEVDDGSVLFLAVEGDLNELAAGFAGDVKEAGGSLVHFREFLVVAPPGVDVDAERL; translated from the coding sequence ATGAACGACGGCTTCGAACTCGATCTGCGGAACGCGGAAGGTGAGATGGACGTGCCCGACGACTACGACGGAGACGTCACTCTCGGCGTACTCGACGGCACCACTCCGGACGAGGAGTGGCTCGCCGAAGTCGACGATGGCAGCGTGCTGTTTCTCGCGGTGGAGGGCGACCTGAACGAACTCGCCGCCGGATTCGCGGGCGACGTGAAGGAGGCGGGCGGGTCCCTCGTGCACTTCCGGGAGTTCCTCGTCGTCGCGCCGCCGGGCGTGGACGTCGACGCCGAGCGACTGTAG
- a CDS encoding ribbon-helix-helix protein, CopG family: protein MPQTDEISFTIGDKTHEIIRYEVVDQADKYDSVSAFYRRSIAGNVKQLHQFAAGGRQARQLIELLTVIRGINERIPEDEARAALVDEDLSGARPRVELSPEHLEILDRLTSETGLSRSEIIRRCLFRQLHRLGQRSGLLSGWREKRITRTWEEVRTGLHRPRVQCHDILRRRFVDEYEQTLRNIEQDPGPFEAFAEEYTSNFYGTDGYQELEQRGSEPLSYVENTIEEQTDYSIRSGSEKDGFLADLLEEA from the coding sequence ATGCCACAGACAGACGAGATTTCATTCACAATTGGCGACAAGACACACGAGATAATCCGGTATGAGGTCGTTGACCAGGCAGACAAATACGACTCCGTTTCAGCGTTTTACCGGCGCTCGATAGCGGGCAACGTGAAACAGCTCCATCAGTTTGCAGCAGGCGGACGACAGGCAAGGCAGTTGATTGAACTGCTTACGGTAATCCGAGGAATCAATGAGCGTATCCCCGAAGATGAGGCGAGGGCAGCCCTGGTGGATGAAGACCTTTCAGGCGCTCGTCCACGCGTTGAATTGTCGCCTGAGCATCTTGAGATACTGGATCGCCTGACTTCCGAAACAGGCCTCAGTCGCTCAGAAATCATCCGGCGGTGTCTCTTCCGGCAACTACACCGCCTTGGGCAGCGGTCAGGCCTGCTCTCTGGATGGCGTGAAAAGCGAATCACACGGACTTGGGAGGAGGTAAGAACAGGGTTGCATCGGCCACGGGTGCAGTGCCATGACATTCTCCGGAGGCGGTTTGTCGATGAGTACGAGCAGACGCTCCGAAACATAGAGCAAGACCCTGGTCCCTTCGAGGCGTTTGCAGAGGAATATACCTCCAACTTCTACGGCACTGACGGCTACCAAGAACTAGAGCAGCGAGGGTCTGAGCCACTCAGCTACGTCGAGAACACCATTGAAGAGCAGACTGACTACTCTATCAGATCTGGTTCTGAAAAAGACGGATTCTTGGCGGACCTGCTTGAGGAAGCCTAA
- a CDS encoding DUF5799 family protein has protein sequence MSNGWQDMIVGARMTVDQTFAERVRASELSRQQWGLVMTAVEFEVENAEDPEMARIVADTSKLEHVVPEMQSVDDQMNQMAGGGGGGRSGGGGGMVDGIKSALGIGGGDDGNEELAATAASLAQEYAEELQSHLENEGRWDEVRRAAKRD, from the coding sequence ATGAGCAACGGCTGGCAGGACATGATCGTCGGCGCGCGCATGACCGTCGACCAGACGTTCGCGGAACGCGTGCGCGCCTCAGAACTGTCGAGACAGCAGTGGGGCCTCGTGATGACCGCCGTGGAGTTCGAAGTCGAGAACGCCGAGGACCCCGAGATGGCGCGCATCGTCGCGGACACGTCGAAGCTCGAGCACGTCGTTCCCGAGATGCAGAGCGTTGACGACCAGATGAACCAGATGGCGGGCGGTGGCGGCGGCGGGCGCTCCGGTGGCGGCGGCGGGATGGTCGACGGCATCAAGAGCGCGCTCGGTATCGGTGGCGGTGACGACGGTAACGAGGAACTGGCGGCGACGGCGGCGTCGCTCGCCCAGGAGTACGCGGAGGAACTGCAGTCCCACCTCGAGAACGAGGGTCGGTGGGACGAGGTGCGGCGCGCGGCGAAACGCGACTAA